The nucleotide sequence CGTTGACTATCTGTGAGGTGAACTCCGAGTCCTGCAAAGGATGAATTGTCAGTTTGGATGTGTCCAACGCTCCGGGGGACCTTCATCAGGATTTGACATACAACTCTGTCCACCATCTCAAGAATTTCGGATTTCACTAGCTCCAGGTTCTGAGCATTGCGAGCCGGTGTACGGCAGATCACATTGTCGACACGGATGTCATCCTCCTCTCGCAAGCCCCCTGCTGAAGTTAGCTTGGTCCTTCCGTAGATTCGAAACTTGTCATACGAACCTCGGTCCATAGCGTTCGAAAACTTGACGAAAACCGAGTGCTTTTTCATGATCCTTTGGATATGCTGGCCGCCAATCCCAATGATACGTTTGTGGTACTGGTCAGGAACATGGAACGAGATCGAGGCTGGCATTTCCTGCTCCACGAGCGAGAGGCCTTGCTTCATGGATTCGTACGATTGGGCGTTCACGTCGATGTTGAAGTTGTACTCTCCGAATCCCTCGAACATGATCTGAACGCTGCCTGTAGAGGTTGTTAATGATTCGCCTCGAATGGCCGCGGGTGAGGTTTGGATACTCACTCTGTCCCATAATCTTGTTGATCTTTCCATTCTTCTTTCCGCTAACAAACTCCTTGTGCTCGTTCGCAAGTTCAATCTTGACCTTGATCTGGTACGTTGACTGGGATGCAAATTTGATCTGAGACAGTACCATGAGGGCAGCCTTGACTGCATCATCGGATCCGGTGATTCTGAAAGCCAGTCTTTGGAACGATATGTCCGCATCCGAGTTGGCGCAGATGTCGCCAAGCATGGTGTGGATGTCATGGGCGGTTGGGTGCTGGCGGGCATCGGTTTGGGTGATGGACCAAAAGCCGCTGTAAAATTGTCCCACCTGTGATTGCGCGTAAGTGGCTTGCACATTGACACCAAGAAAATTGACGATGAAGAAAAATTATGCACAAATAGGGAAACACCTACAAGTGCCATGAGTTCCCGCGCGGTCCTTTCAATGTGTAGGTTCTCCTGTCCCTGAATTCTGACAATGGTCTTGCGGGAGCCAAGAGGTGGGAACGAAATGTAGGTTCCAAAAGTCTCGGTGATCTTCTGCACCTTGTCCATACGGCTGAGAAGAATGTTGTCAATCTTCTCCGAAGGAATCTCGACCTCCTTCACGAAAAGCCGCAGTCGGTTGAGGACCTCGtgcatttttttcttggcgaGTTCGATATGTGCTGGGTCCTCTCCTGTGATGAAGATCTGGTTCGGGTCGCGCGCTTGGGCATTGACTGGGCAGTACCGGAACACCGAAGAAAATGATGGCGGCATGTAGATGGCAGTACGCGTCGTCGACTCGATGAGCTTGATGGTTTTCCTGTTGCGGCCACAAAGAGGTTGATGCAAGGTCAACTCGGCGTGCAGTCCATCGATAACCCGACCAAGCTGCACGTAATTTCAGGATTAGCAGTGCACAAAATGTGAGGAAGTCCACACGCGAGGGACTGTATTTTAATACCATTTGATCTATGTGGATCAGAAGCCGAGTCTTCGCGTGCTCGGAGGACAGATGATCGCCGTAGATGGCCAACCTCCAGCGCTGGTCCCTTCGAACCTCACTGTCACCATTCAGGCCATCAGCGAGCGGAGTGAGTTTAGGCCCGAGGAGGAAGATGTCGACACCACAGAAGCTCGACGTGTAGTCTAGGGTGTTCGTTACAGGTGCTTTGAGACCTCCAGTCTGCGGATCAAGAAACATATCTCCATCAATGTCGATGATGGTGCAACGCTGTAAAGGCCAGTGGTAAGCAGTTACTCCAACTCATCATCAAGCTTGTACAGTCCCGTATTCGAGTACAGGCCACGAGATTAGGAAAATTAACATACGAGGGTCAGTGGCGTCTCGTTTAATATCGTGTCCCTCGCGTGGTAGACGAGTTCAGCCGCGCCTGACAAGCAGACTGTCGTCACCTGTCCCTTGATATGCTTTGGTGTTGTCGAAATGACGTGGGCTTCGATGTCGAGTGGACTC is from Pyricularia oryzae 70-15 chromosome 2, whole genome shotgun sequence and encodes:
- a CDS encoding KH domain-containing protein — encoded protein: MNKLANMRHWSERMTPASFGMSSRPNGPMPAVGPGPHQKMASTSAPQQGPSHVLDSPLHYSFNVPLSSDLAGPDTEDILHATTDAVLRWTHPEDAPDDVPVHELPVHAQNLSNLRKLCKDFTTSPLDIEAHVISTTPKHIKGQVTTVCLSGAAELVYHARDTILNETPLTLRCTIIDIDGDMFLDPQTGGLKAPVTNTLDYTSSFCGVDIFLLGPKLTPLADGLNGDSEVRRDQRWRLAIYGDHLSSEHAKTRLLIHIDQMLGRVIDGLHAELTLHQPLCGRNRKTIKLIESTTRTAIYMPPSFSSVFRYCPVNAQARDPNQIFITGEDPAHIELAKKKMHEVLNRLRLFVKEVEIPSEKIDNILLSRMDKVQKITETFGTYISFPPLGSRKTIVRIQGQENLHIERTARELMALVGQFYSGFWSITQTDARQHPTAHDIHTMLGDICANSDADISFQRLAFRITGSDDAVKAALMVLSQIKFASQSTYQIKVKIELANEHKEFVSGKKNGKINKIMGQSSVQIMFEGFGEYNFNIDVNAQSYESMKQGLSLVEQEMPASISFHVPDQYHKRIIGIGGQHIQRIMKKHSVFVKFSNAMDRGGLREEDDIRVDNVICRTPARNAQNLELVKSEILEMVDRVDSEFTSQIVNVDRLYHRQLLTRLGEIEGLEKKWNCKIVFPSTEQASDEVTVTGPQWQVPQCVDEFLGMVSDNHELVLARTPTLIKYLESPEFAHDIVTKLKTQHEVEVTVHHNKDELTEEGEPTVTLLWTFTRNNAGGLRDAIEFLQNQFVTNGAEANVIKGSIPRPKSDTFEESLPFFNSRLLQHAPTPVATDSPTKLAFSDEVARERSTLFDRLRKPGSMSSISSFLDRRKNSSHAGANQFFKGSSNVSKSSLISIESTRSFNADRNPWNDSGVNLADDEPWPARPFGNGMDHKLTVPQPGDMTPRHHTRPSGDSGRPSTSHSTNSGYPGPVGPFQR